The genomic interval CGAGGCCGGGCTGGATGTCGTCGTCCTGGATCACCATGCCGCAGAGCCGCGCCTGCCGCCCGCCGTCGCCCTGGTCAACCCCAACCGGCTGGACGAGGACGGCGCCTACCGCACGCTTTGCGCCGCCGGTGTCACCTTCATCACCATCGTCGCGGTCAACCGCGTGCTGCGCCAGTCGGGTTTCTATAGCGACCGGGCGGAGCCCAACCTGATGGAGTGGCTCGACATCGTGGCGCTCGGCACGGTGTGCGACGTGGTGCCCCTGACCGGCCTCAACCGCGCGCTGGTGTCGCAGGGGCTGAAGGTGATGGCGCGGCGTGCCAACCCCGGCCTTGCCGCCCTGTCCGACGTGGCGGGGGTGAAGGAGAAGCCGGACGCCTACCATGCAGGCTATGTCCTCGGCCCGCGCGTCAATGCCGGCGGCCGGGTGGGGGCGTCCGACCTCGGCGCCCGCCTGCTCTCCACCGACGATCCCATCGAGGCGATGGAACTGGCCCAGCGGCTGGAGGGCCACAACGCCGAGCGCCGCACCATCGAGCAGGCGGTCCTCGACGAGGCGCTGGAGCGTGTCGCCGCCGAAGCCGGGCGCGAGACCGATCTGGTCTTCGTCACCGGTGCCGGCTGGCACCCCGGCGTCATCGGCATCGTCGCCGCCCGCCTGAAGGAGCGCTACAGCCGCCCCGCCTGCGTCGTCGCCCTGGAGGAGGCCGCCGACGGCACCGTCATCGGCAAGGCGTCCGGCCGTTCGGTGCGCGGTGTCGATCTCGGTGCCGCAGTGATCGCCGCCCGGCAGGAGGGGCTGCTGCTGGCCGGCGGCGGCCACCGCATGGCGGCGGGCTTCACCGTGGCCGGCGACAAGATCGACGCGCTGCGCGACTTCCTGCACAGCCGCATCTCCGAACAGGTGGCATCCGCGCCGCTGGTTCCGACGCTGGAACTGGACGGCGCGCTGTCGGTCGGCGGCGCCAGCGTCGGTCTGGTGACCATGCTCGACAAGCTCGGTCCCTACGGCACCGGCAATTCCGAGCCGCGCTTCGCCATCGCCGACGCCCGCGTCGTTCGTGCCGATGTGGTGGGTGCCAACCATGTCCGCTGCATCCTGCAAGGCAACGACGGCGCCCGGCTGAAGGCCATCGCCTTCCGTGCGCTCGACAGCGACATGGGCCAGGCCCTGCTGACCGGCCGCGGCACTCCCTTCCACCTCGCCGGCGTGCTGCGGATCGACCGCTGGAACGGGTCCGAGGGCGTGCAGTTGCTGATCGACGACGCCGCACCCGCGCGCTCGGCGTAGAGTGTCCAACGGTTCTGCGGGGCAGGGCGCAAAAAAGTATCGGGCGATGCGAAAAAGCGCTTGCGCTCTCCGGCTCCGGTCTTTAGAAAGCGCGTCACCGCGAACGACGTCCCCGTCGTCTAGAGGCCTAGGACACCGCCCTTTCACGGCGGCGACACGGGTTCGACTCCCGTCGGGGACGCCACCTCCTCAAAGGTGCGCGACAAGCTTAGAAAGGCCCGGCTGCATAGCCGGGCCTTTTGCGTTTACCGGGATTTGCGCCCGGCGGTTGCCCGTCGATCCGGTTTCGCCCATCCTGATTTTTCCGGCCGCAGCAGAGCTGACCGCGATGACCGCCCCGACCCCCGTCACCTCCACCATCCCCCTCAGTGTCGCCCCGATGATGGACTGGACCGACCGGCATTGCCGGTACTTCCACCGTCTGCTGTCGCGCTCGACCCTGCTCTATACCGAGATGGTGACCACGGGCGCCGTGCTGCATGGCGACCGTGAACGGCTGCTGGGCTTCGATGCGGCGGAACATCCGGTGGCGCTCCAGCTCGGCGGCTCCGACCCGGCGGATCTCGCCGCCTGCGCCCGCATCGCGGAAGAGTGGGGCTATGACGAGGTGAACCTCAATGTCGGCTGCCCCAGCGACCGCGTGCAGTCCGGCCGCTTCGGCGCCTGCCTGATGGCCGAGCCCGATCTGGTGGCCCGGCTGGTCGGCGCCATGCGCGATGCGGTCTCGATCCCCGTCACCGTCAAGTCGCGCATCGCCATCGACGAGATGGAGGAGTGGCCGACGTTGAACCATTTCATCCGCACCGTCTCGGCCGCCGGCTGCACCCACTTCATCGTCCATGCCCGCAAGGCGTGGCTGAAGGGACTCAGTCCCAAGGAGAACCGGGACATCCCGCCGCTGCGCTACGACCTCGTCCACCGGCTGAAGGCGGAGTACCCTGAGCTGACCATTGCCATCAACGGCGGCATCCGCACGCTGGACGAAGCCGAGGAGCATTTGGGCCGGCTCGACAGCGTGATGATCGGCCGCGCCGCGTATGAAACCCCCTATCTGCTGGCCGACGCCGACCGCCGCCTGTTGGGCGGGGAACCCGGGCCCGACCGCCATGCCGTGATCGAGGCGATGCTGCCCTACATCGAGGCGCGGATGACCCTCGGCACGCCCTTGTCAGCCATCACCCGCCACATGCTGGGCCTGTTCCAGGGACTGCCCGGCGCCCGTGCCTACCGCCGCCACATCGCCGAGAACGCCCACCGCCCTGGCGCCGGCCCGGAGGTGCTGGAACGCGCCGCTTCCCTGGTGCGGGGGCGTGGGGCGGACGAGGCGGTCGAGGAGGCTGCGTGAGAGGTTCCGGCCGGGATGGAACGATGGAACATCTCCGGGAAGCTGTTTCACTCTGTTCCATGCCGTCCATCCGGAGCCGACGGGGGAACGGGCGGGCCGGAATGGAACGATGGAACATCTCGGGGAAACTGTTCCACGCCGTTTATCCGGAGCCGCCTGGGAAACGGGTCGGCCCGGATTGAACACTGAACACACCCCACGAAACCGTTTCATGGTGTTTCAGACGTTCCACCCGAAGCCGCCGCCCGCCCCAACCGGACGGAATATGCGCCGTGCGTCCCGCACCGCTTGCGTGCGGGCGGGCACCTCGCTAACTATGCCCACTTCATCGGACGGAGTGTAAGCGGTGCGGTACGTCAGCACGCGGGGCGCGGCCCCGGTCTTGGGTTTCGAGGACGTCCTTCTTGCCGGGCTGGCGCGCGACGGCGGCCTCTACGTGCCGGAGACCTGGCCGCAATTCACGGCCGACGACATCCGCGCCCTGCGCGGTCTGCCCTACAGCGAGATCGCCGTCCGTGTGATGCTGCCCTTCCTGGGCGGCTCCATCGCCGAGGACGAGTTCCGCGCCATCGTGCGTGACGCCTATGCCAGCTTCGACCATGCCGCGGTGACCCCGCTGGTGCAGGTTGACCCGACCACCTGGGTGCTGGAGCTGTTCCACGGCCCGACGCTGGCCTTCAAGGACGTGGCGCTGCAACTGCTCGGCCGCCTGTTCGATCATGTGCTGGCCAAGCGTGGGCAGCGGGTGACCATCGTCGGCGCCACCTCCGGCGACACCGGCTCGGCCGCCATCGAGGCCTGCCGTGACCGCCAGAACGTCGACATCTTCATCCTGCACCCCAAGGGCCGCACGTCCGAGGTGCAGCGCCGGCAGATGACCAGCGTGCTGTCGTCCAACGTCCACAACATCGCGTTGGACGGCACCTTCGACGATTGCCAGGACCTGGTTAAGGCGATGTTCAATGACGGCGCCTTCCGTGACCGGATGGGGCTGTCGGCGGTGAACTCGATCAACTGGGCCCGCATCATGGCCCAGATCGTCTATTACTTCACCGCCGCGGTGGCGCTG from Azospirillum sp. TSH100 carries:
- the recJ gene encoding single-stranded-DNA-specific exonuclease RecJ; its protein translation is MTEAAAFLNVANSLSGKRWQARPCDERQAQALTQGRGLPEIVGRVLAARGVTDETCDTFLNPTLKALLPDPSRFRDMDPAAERIARAIRDGEPVAVFGDYDVDGATSAALLRRFFRSLGADIRVYVPDRIKEGYGPNAAALLRLKGEGVRLVVTVDCGISAFAALEAAAEAGLDVVVLDHHAAEPRLPPAVALVNPNRLDEDGAYRTLCAAGVTFITIVAVNRVLRQSGFYSDRAEPNLMEWLDIVALGTVCDVVPLTGLNRALVSQGLKVMARRANPGLAALSDVAGVKEKPDAYHAGYVLGPRVNAGGRVGASDLGARLLSTDDPIEAMELAQRLEGHNAERRTIEQAVLDEALERVAAEAGRETDLVFVTGAGWHPGVIGIVAARLKERYSRPACVVALEEAADGTVIGKASGRSVRGVDLGAAVIAARQEGLLLAGGGHRMAAGFTVAGDKIDALRDFLHSRISEQVASAPLVPTLELDGALSVGGASVGLVTMLDKLGPYGTGNSEPRFAIADARVVRADVVGANHVRCILQGNDGARLKAIAFRALDSDMGQALLTGRGTPFHLAGVLRIDRWNGSEGVQLLIDDAAPARSA
- the dusA gene encoding tRNA dihydrouridine(20/20a) synthase DusA; translated protein: MTAPTPVTSTIPLSVAPMMDWTDRHCRYFHRLLSRSTLLYTEMVTTGAVLHGDRERLLGFDAAEHPVALQLGGSDPADLAACARIAEEWGYDEVNLNVGCPSDRVQSGRFGACLMAEPDLVARLVGAMRDAVSIPVTVKSRIAIDEMEEWPTLNHFIRTVSAAGCTHFIVHARKAWLKGLSPKENRDIPPLRYDLVHRLKAEYPELTIAINGGIRTLDEAEEHLGRLDSVMIGRAAYETPYLLADADRRLLGGEPGPDRHAVIEAMLPYIEARMTLGTPLSAITRHMLGLFQGLPGARAYRRHIAENAHRPGAGPEVLERAASLVRGRGADEAVEEAA
- the thrC gene encoding threonine synthase, translated to MRYVSTRGAAPVLGFEDVLLAGLARDGGLYVPETWPQFTADDIRALRGLPYSEIAVRVMLPFLGGSIAEDEFRAIVRDAYASFDHAAVTPLVQVDPTTWVLELFHGPTLAFKDVALQLLGRLFDHVLAKRGQRVTIVGATSGDTGSAAIEACRDRQNVDIFILHPKGRTSEVQRRQMTSVLSSNVHNIALDGTFDDCQDLVKAMFNDGAFRDRMGLSAVNSINWARIMAQIVYYFTAAVALGAPDRKLAFTVPTGNFGNVYAAYGARAMGLPIETLVVGSNSNDILARFFASGSMVAAPVVPTLSPSMDIQISSNFERLLFDLLDRDGAAVAEALNRFRTDGKFAVTDAQLARALAIFSGHRVDEAATMATISDVWKGSLYLLDPHTAVGIGAAKAAVSAGRVDPSVPMVVLATAHPAKFPDAVEKATGRRPELPPRLSDLYVREERLSDLPNDLAAVQDFVTKRARAAQEAA